The region ACAGAGAATTCCCATTTCAAATGAGAGTAAAAAGCACAGATATATATAAGAGTTTGCCTAAGGAATATGAAGGGGAAGAGATTGTAGTTCAAGGTATAATAGATTTGTTTTTTAAGGAAAATAATGAAATAATACTTGTAGATTATAAAAATGATTATGTAAATGATGATAATATAGATGATATAATTAAAAAATATACTTATCAAATTAATTATTATGAGAAGGCTCTTGAAATCATAACTGGTTTAAAAGTAAAAGAGAAATATCTTTATTTATTTTACTCTGGTGATGCTGTTAAAATACAATAGGGATTTAAGGCATCTTCAAAAAAATTATATTGCAACATGGAATTATTATTTTTTAAGATGCCTAATAATACAATATTTATGTAGTTATTATTTAAATGCATAAAGAATGGAGGAATATTTTGGTAGAGTTAAAAACTATTAAGGAATTTCAAGCGGGTAATAGAATAGATGGGTTTTTCATAATTAAATCAGCGGAGAAAAGAATCTCATCAAACAATAAGAAGTTTATTAATTTTACTTTTGGAGATAAAACCGGTGATATAAACGGAAAACTTTGGGATGCATCAGATGAAGATGAAAAAAATTTTACAGACAACATGCTTGTAAAGGTAAGAGGTACTATAATAGAATGGCAGAATAATCTTCAACTTAAAATAGATAAAATAAGAAAAACCGTAGATGATGATAATGTTAAAATATCAGATTTTGTTCCATCAGCACCATATTCTTCAGATGATATGTACGCCACTATACTTGAATATGCTGATAAGATAAAAAATCAAGATATAAAAAACATTGTATATGATGTTTTAGAAGGAGCTGGTGAAAAATTAATGTACTGGCCAGCAGCAAAGAAAAATCATCATTCAGTTCGTTCTGGACTCTTATATCATACAACTACTATGCTTAAGGCAGGAGAAAAAATCAGTGAGGTATATACATTTTTGAATACAGATTTAATATATGCAGGTGCGATACTTCACGATATGGCAAAACTTGAGGAAATGGAATCATCAGAGCTTGGGATAGTTACTGACTACAGTATAGAGGGGCAGCTTTTAGGTCATATAATTTTAGGTGTGGAAAAGGTAAGAACTTCAGCTAAAAAAGTTGGAGCAAGTAAGGAAGTATCTATGATGCTTGAGCACATGGTATTATCACATCACTATGAGGCAGAATACGGAAGCCCTAAAAAGCCAATGTTTCCTGAGGCAGAAGTTCTTCATCATTTAGATGATATGGATGCTGCTATGTTCGACATGAGAAAAGCAGTTGAGGGAATAAATCCAGGTGAAATGTCAGATCCAGTATGGTCTCTTGATAGAAGAAGAATATATAAATCTAACTTAGATAAAAATGAAGAATAAAATTATAAGTGGCTGCTGCATTTAATGCAACAGCCACTTATAATTTTATGCAGTTTTTATAACTTGTTCAACTGCTTTAATAACTTCAGCTACTACACTTTTCGCATCTTCAAAAGAAAGGGAAGAATACAGTGGAAGTGTTAGTTCATTTTTATATTGATCATAAGTATTAGGGTAATCCTTTATAGAATATCCTAAATTTTTATAATAAGTAAACATTGGAAGAGGCGTAAAATGGACATTTGTAGGTATTCCTATTTCAGCCAGTATATTTATTACATCATTACGCTGTTTTTCAGTAAAATTTTTTATTCTTAAAGGAAATAAGTGATATGAAGTTTCCTTTTCTGAATCTTTCTTAAAAGGTATGATTGCCCATGATTTATCCTTTAAAGCTTCATCATAAAGGTCTGTAAGTGCTGCTCTTTTTTTTAGCATATCTTCATAACGTGTAAGTTGTACAAGACCGATTGCTGCATGAATATCTGTCATGTTACATTTCAGACCGTCAGTTAAAATATCATACTGCCAACCGCCAGCTTTAGATTTTGTAAGAGCATCTTTAGTTTGACCGTTTAATGAAGTATATTTAAGTTCCTTATATAAATCCTTTTTTCCATTAAAATGATTATTATTAAAAGTTATTGCTCCACCTTCAGCAGTAGTTAGATTTTTTACTGCATGGAAAGAAAATACGTGAAAGTCTGCCTGACATCCAACTCTTCTTCCCTTATATGTTGCTCCAAAAGCATGTGAAGAATCTGATATTAAAACTATATCTTCTCTATGTAATTCTTTTAAAAGATTCCTTATGGCATCATAGTCAAGGGGAATTCCAGCAATATCAACTGTTACTATTGCTTTTGTGTTTGGTGTTATAGCATCTTTAATTTTATTTATATCTATTAAGAATGAATCTTTTTCTAGATCCACAAATTTTGGCTTTATACCTCTATGACATATGGTATTTGAAGTAGATGCATAAGTATAAGGGGTAGTTATTATTTCATAGGGAGGATTGAAATTAAGAACTCTAAGTATTAAATCAAGAGCACAGGTTGCACTGGAAACGGCAACTGCTTTTTCACACTCACAGTATTCAGCTACTTTTTTTTCAAATTCTGCAACTTTAGGCCCTGAAGTAATCCATCCAGATTTTAAAACTTCAACTACTTTTTCTATTTCCTTCTCAGTGATGTCTGGTGGAGAGAAGGGTATATTGTATTTTTTCATGTAATTACCGCCTTTCAAATTAGAGATAAACCACATAGTAATAAAATCGTCATAAATTGTGTTTGGTTTATACATATAAGCAAATTTAAAGTCTAATAATATTATAAGATTTAAATTTATTATTTACAACTTTTTAAAAAAGTAGTATATTAATAAATATAGATTATTAAATAATAATAAATATTAATGAAAGGAAGTTTATTATGGATACAAAAGAAGTTGTTTTAAAAATATTAAATGATGCAGGAGAACCTCTTAAAACTAAGGATATAGCTGAAAAGGCAGGTATTGATTCAAAGGAAGTGAATCAAGCAATTAAATCATTAAAAACTGATGGAAAAATTATATCGCCTAAGAGATGCTATTATTCAGTGGAAAAATAAATCGAATTAACATTGATTTGTAACATTAAAAAAATTCTATAAATCTAAGGTTAAAAAATCATAAAATCCTAAGAGTTTTCAATAACTCACTAACGTTCAGACAAATTGAAAACTCTAAGTATTTTATGATTTTTTAACCAAGATTTATTAGAACTTTTTTAAATTGTTACTTCATCAATGTTAATTCGATTAGAGAGTAAAGCAAGGAAAAAATTCCTCCGTTCCTACGGAATTTTAGGAATAATTAGTAAATCACTATTTAGACAAGTAAACTTTCAATAATTCTACGAAGTTTGCCAAATTTAAATAGCTGATTTAGTTTGATATTTATATTATTTTTCGTAGGGAAGCGGAGAAAAATTTACCTTGCTTTTATTTTAAGTGAAGTAATAGTATTTTGGAAACGATTTAAATAAAAGTCAATAAGACTTGCTTCAAATTATAAAAAGACTTAGAAATTTTAATTTGTTTGAGCTTTTTTACGCGAGTTATTAAAATTACTTAGTCTCTTTATAATTTGAAGCTTAGTCTTATGATTTTTATTTAATTTTTCAAAATACTATTACTTCACAGATTTAAACATTTATTAACATCAATTATAGTAGGAACCCATTGTCCATTGATATTTTTTATAAATTGATTAACCTGTATGTCTGTACCATTTGTTAGCTGAAAAAATTGAAACATGTATTCATTTCCATCTGTTCCAGAAACAAAAATGTTTTTTACATAACCAATTTGTTCTGTAGGATGTACAACTTTAATTAGTTTGCACCAATCACCGTAAACCGTATTTACATACAGTTCAGCATTATGTGCCCAACCATGGTAGGGAGCACACAGAAAATCCTCACCCCTTAAATCTATATCAGAAATTTTGTAGCTGCCGTTCTCATTTTTTATATACATAAATCCATAGTAATAGGCAAAACTTGTATTACCATTTACAGATGGTTCTATGGTTTCTATTTCAAAAAAATATTTATATACATTAGTATTATTAGCATCTAGTATATTTCTTAGTTTTATTAAATTGATATGACCAATTTCTTTAAACATTTCA is a window of Clostridium pasteurianum DNA encoding:
- a CDS encoding 3'-5' exoribonuclease YhaM family protein, yielding MHKEWRNILVELKTIKEFQAGNRIDGFFIIKSAEKRISSNNKKFINFTFGDKTGDINGKLWDASDEDEKNFTDNMLVKVRGTIIEWQNNLQLKIDKIRKTVDDDNVKISDFVPSAPYSSDDMYATILEYADKIKNQDIKNIVYDVLEGAGEKLMYWPAAKKNHHSVRSGLLYHTTTMLKAGEKISEVYTFLNTDLIYAGAILHDMAKLEEMESSELGIVTDYSIEGQLLGHIILGVEKVRTSAKKVGASKEVSMMLEHMVLSHHYEAEYGSPKKPMFPEAEVLHHLDDMDAAMFDMRKAVEGINPGEMSDPVWSLDRRRIYKSNLDKNEE
- a CDS encoding DegT/DnrJ/EryC1/StrS family aminotransferase, which translates into the protein MKKYNIPFSPPDITEKEIEKVVEVLKSGWITSGPKVAEFEKKVAEYCECEKAVAVSSATCALDLILRVLNFNPPYEIITTPYTYASTSNTICHRGIKPKFVDLEKDSFLIDINKIKDAITPNTKAIVTVDIAGIPLDYDAIRNLLKELHREDIVLISDSSHAFGATYKGRRVGCQADFHVFSFHAVKNLTTAEGGAITFNNNHFNGKKDLYKELKYTSLNGQTKDALTKSKAGGWQYDILTDGLKCNMTDIHAAIGLVQLTRYEDMLKKRAALTDLYDEALKDKSWAIIPFKKDSEKETSYHLFPLRIKNFTEKQRNDVINILAEIGIPTNVHFTPLPMFTYYKNLGYSIKDYPNTYDQYKNELTLPLYSSLSFEDAKSVVAEVIKAVEQVIKTA
- a CDS encoding winged helix-turn-helix transcriptional regulator; amino-acid sequence: MDTKEVVLKILNDAGEPLKTKDIAEKAGIDSKEVNQAIKSLKTDGKIISPKRCYYSVEK